A region of the Peromyscus leucopus breed LL Stock chromosome X, UCI_PerLeu_2.1, whole genome shotgun sequence genome:
AAATGCTACTTGGAGCCTTTAACACAGGCTGGTAAACTGCCACCACAGTTCTTTCCTGAGCTGCTTACCAACAACAGCTCAGACTTGGGAGGTTTACATGATGACAAAGTCAAATCACAATTTACAGAGCTATGATTCCAAATCAGGGTGGAGTCTACGATCACCCAAAAAACCTGTCTGGCCAAATATTCCTGCCAACTATAATCCAAACTGCGTTTCTGTTCCACAAGGGACAAGTCAGAATCTAAGGAGTGGTTAGGGAGGTAAGGGGACAGAAAAACGGAGGACGTAGTCTGAAGAAGCTAGCCACGTGATTCTGACATGCGCCCCCACTCAGTCCAacttccagaaggaaaaaaaatggtaacTATTTTCCTAAGCTGATATACCTCTCCAGTCAAAGTTATATCTGTTTCCAATACCTCTTATGTCAATGAAGCATATAGCATATGcccatttttaaatgagaactTGTATCTCAAACCAAGAGTCTCCAGGATGGAAATCTTCTGTATTTAACACCAAATGCATAAAGCCTGAGTCTAAACTATTGACCCTTTTCATGCTCCACTCAACTGTCTTTCTGGTACagggtttatttgtttgctttttttcttttttccgagacagggtttctctgtgcagccttgacAGTCCTGAATccagatctgtagaccaggctggcctcgaactcacaaagatttcacctgcctctgcctcccaagtactgggactaaagacatgcactaccaccaccccgcTGGTACAGGATTTCTATATACTAAGAAAGTAAGTTGTTTCCTTCAGCTTGGCATGTGGTAACATGAGGAATGAGGCAGAAGTAGACACAAGGGGACTTAACAGATGAGATTGAGTAGAATACACATTACAGCATTCCTACAACTGTCCTCTCTAAGAGGATCTGTCAATCCTGTGTGTGTCTTCTTGGAACTTTGCTGTGGCTTCTTTCTTACCGGTGACCATTTGCTCTTAATTTCACATATATCTTGAATTCTAAAACAGTGTCATCAGCCTAAAGTTATGACAATCCTTTCTGGCAGAGTATCATCAGTCATCAGGAAAAGGGCTACCAGAGTTCTGGGAAGTATTCTGAATCAGCATTCACAACTTGGAACCAGCACTGCAATCATCTACCCATTTACTAACAGAACAATAAACAGCCCCAACACAATGATTTACTTCTCTTTTTGCTTCTGACTGCTGCCACTTCTAGAAACGTTTGTGACTTCTTTAGAAAGAGTTGAGTGAGACTAGACTGTGTTGGTACTATTTTTAGAGGCCAGGGCAGTGAATGATGTAGAAAATTAGCCAAGCACATGCACCAAATCTGGtgcaaaaataataattcttttccATTTGAGAGGGCTCATACCCTTAACCAAAAGGCAAGGGGCAAACCTGTGTGTGAAGAGAAGCAAATGTGTGTACAAAACATCAAAGAATTCAGACAATCTTTTCTCAACACGTGACATACTTTTTCAGTTCTCTCCGCCACATTCCGCCAGGTGTAGAAAGCCTTTACTACATTGTGGATATTTTCTGGAGCTGGCAACGTCCCCGACTTCACTTGGAAAATAGCTTTTTCCAGGCCTTCACACAACGATTTTACTGAAGgctcacataaaataataagattttcCGGAAGGACTTCAGGAATCCCACCAACCTTCGTGCTGACAACCTTAAAAAGACCAGAGATAGTACATAATTCACTGTAATCATTTCCCAAGAAAAGCAAAAGACCAagctaaaaaaataacaatttggCATGTACTACAAATACAGAATCCCAAAGAGAAGCCCTTAAAGTGTTTTACCTGCAGACCACAACTGGCGGCTTCCACGATGGCCATGCAGAATGCTTCAGTGAGGGAGGTGTTGAGAAAAATATGTCCTTGAACTAAGACATTTCTAACATCCTTGTGTTCTAAAGCTCCCAAAAGTTGCACCCTAATTTTTGcaatgagagggagagaaaggtgtaaaatttaaaaaaaaaaaaaagtcatgccaCAAAAGGAATTTAATTCCTAAGCTAAGTCTATTATTTATATTACTCTTACTGGTACTGATGTTTCCTACCTGAAAAGACTAGATATGGCCAAACACCAATGTAATAGAAACAACCTTAGAAACCTATTGTGTTACAGCTAATACAATGCAATTTCATCTTCTCCAAAACTAGTTTTGGTTTAATGAATAttaagtttttggttttcttcaagacaaggtctcactatgcggccctggctgtcctggaactcactctgtagaccaggctagcctcaaactcagagatccgcctgcctctgtctcttcctcccaagtgctgggattaaaggcatgagccactacacctAGCTAATGAACACATTAATGACAAAACCATAATTAAATGTTAAAAGCGTCATTTCTAAGTGGGAAACTAACCTTTTTAAAATCAGCACTTCCCATAACATACACTGTGTGTTACAGGAATTACGGAGGAAAAGATATGTCCGAACCTGTATGTGTACAGCAATTTCCATGACTGGATCATGACACTTAAACCACACACAAGATGGCTTGGAAACCTGCAACCATTTCCAACCAAGGTTCTCCCCCAACCCCTATGCCTCTCATCATGCCTCCAACACCTGCCCCCAAGTCAATATTCAACTAACAGACAAAAGTTGTGTATTCTATAAGCTTTCTGATTTGATATAAACTCACAAAAACATGCCTTATATTTGTATGCTCCTTATAAACAGAAGCAGGAGCACACCTAAGTCAGGCATGCAgtcaaaagcaaacacaaacagcTGCCATTTTCACACCCACAATGCCTGGGAAGCCGTTAATACCTGTCATGTAGTTGGTATCTTTCCCGTActtcttccaaaatgattctCTTTGGTCCCTCTCCTCCAATTAGGAAATTTAATTCTTGATATTTCTGACAGAGTTCAGGTATTATACCACTAAGCAAATCAGTCCCTGAAATTATAAAGTtgaatattgaaaatattaatattttcacatttaacAAACTCAGAGTCCCAGAGAATCCACTTGTTTTAAGTATCAACTACAGCTAGCCTCTTTGAAGTAGACAAACCAAGCCTCTTAAACTTTTCCCAGAAGGGGGGAATTATTTACAACTGCTATTGGTTCCCAAGAGTTACAACACTTGAAGATTCAGGTTCTGACAGGCATTGGTCCTGCTACATACCCAAGTCATGAGCAACCCTGTTGCAGCTCTGTATCCTTTAAGCCATTCACTTGTTCATATCGCCTACTTCGAGAACGGTGTTGAAGATAGCTAAGGTTTGTCAGCTTTCTCCAGAGCACACAGCTGACTAGAAATCTAGGTCTCAGTccagctctttatttttttaaaaccagtcCACCCTCTTATCCTGGCCTAGTAAATGCAGAGACATATATATATCTAAAGTCCAAAGTCTCCAGCTATAAAAATCAACAGGACTATGATTCCACTTTCTGCGGCAGGAAAGGGCTAAGCAATGGCTTTAGCTCCTGCCTTCAGTGTGTTAAGACTGCAGTTTATACAGAGAATTTCAGAATGAACAGCAGGGAATGAAGGTGGCAGGGCCTGGGCTGGAAGATCATTCTAGTCCACAGGCCTATGGCtgtatctttcttttgtttttaaaaaagaaaatggttttcaTATAATATGTAAGCACGATCTCAGGAGACAGAAAGCAATAGAGTAAGTCACAGCCTACTGGCATAAAGAGCAGCTAGCTAATGCTACAGTAATGCTGACTCTATTCGGGAACTTAGTTCATCAGCAATTACAAACcatacattcaaaagcaaacatgAAATAATCTATTGAGCTGAGCTATTCAattaaaatatgcacacacataaatttgcatatgcacacaaaccACATTTTTTTCCCATCAATCTTCCTCAAAATAAGCACAGTGGGAGAATATAGGTTCAcgtggattttcttttcttttctttatagattACAAACCCACCCCTTCTTTAATATTGTGTGAATAAGGCGGATAATGATGAGTCCCTACAGACTCTCATTTagtgttcttttgagacagctaAAAGTAACAAGCAGATGCTGGGTGTGGTTTGTCATTACCCAGTCATACCACCCTAGCAAACACTCGGGCAGTTCCCCACTGTACGAACAGTCTGACTCTACACTCTCAGAATGGCTGTCCACTGACTGATTAGGGACCCAATGAAGTGACTTTCCAGATAAAGGAAATTCCTTTATTCTTTACTTTGAGATATTGACCATATAGATAAAAATACCTGTTCCCTGTATCTGACttctttggggacattttctgCTCTAAGCTTCTATCTGACAAGCTAAACCATAACAAAATCACTTCTTCCACAgattctttcctttataagaaattTAGCTTTGGCTATTGTGAGGTTCTGAAGGTGCCTGTGTCTCTGGAAGCTGTCAGACTTTAGTCACTTTGTGGAACCACCAATGGATTTTCAATGACTATATACACCAAAAAATCGATTCAGACGTAGGTTTCCTGAATGAAGAAGGCTTCCCACTTGCTATCTTTGTTTCAAGTCTATACACATCGACCAGATAACCAGGAAGCAGCTTAGTACCGCTTAACACTCAGCTTCccaccctttctccctttccctcctttaAAAGAGAATATTAGGTGCCCATTCTTCATACAAAAAAAGATGTAGCAATCATTACAGATACTGACAATGGCTACGTTTACGGAACTGACTATATTCACAATCTACATAAACGTACTCGGTTATTTAATCCTGACAAAAACCTCATACGAAGCGAAGCCAGCGACTGCCATTGATGCTTTATTATAGTACTCTAGGAATAAAGCAGGTTTTTCCCTCCTCACTCcataacaaacaaaccaaacacaacCAACAAGCTTATTCTGGCTAGATTCTAACAgaaaacacaccacacaaaagACTACTGGTCACCACATtcacacaaaacagacaaaaaaaaaccccaaaaaactctGATTCAAATTGACTTTAAAGCACAGTCCAACCATGCTTCAAAGAATGTTCAGATCTGTTCTAGGATAACAATGGCCAGACTGTGGGCAGGGTCACAGGGAGACCTTGACTCATGAGCTGGATTCGTTTGTGATCTGTTACTTACTGTGTAACCTTGGGCAAGCTACTGCCCCTCTCTGAGAACTGTTTCTTTGTCTGTTGCATGCAGGTAACATCTACCCTACAGCTGTTGGGGCAAGTGCGGTACTGTCCCATGCACAGGCTTTACCAGCTGCAGAATACAAATGTTATGTTGTCGTTACCACTACAGCAAGCGGCTGGAGGTGCCTGCACATACAGAGAACAGTGGGGAACCCTGACTAGATGGAAGCGAGAAGGTACAGAAGGCAGTCTTTCCTCCATGAAAGCTGGGCAAGGAGAACATGGCTCTATCCTTTGACATTACTTCATTGGCCCTTGAAAATCTGGTCCACTGAACATCTCCCAGGGGAATAACAGTATTAGGAAGGAATGGACCATAATATAACTACTCACGTTTGAGCTACAGACGTGACCATTGCTCCTCATGTAACATTTGGCAGGGTGCCTGGCCTATGGAGAAGGTTCAGTATATCTGTTGAATTACTGAATTGAAAACAGGAAGGGCTATACTTTGACTCCATTGTAGCTAGCTCTGAAGGTTAATACCACATTAATAAGATAAAGTAAGACAGTTAACCTTTATGAGTAGTTGTGCTGATTTTCAATCATACATGCCATTGTATTTTCTCATCCATCTCACCAGGGTAAgctatttgattaaaaaaaataatttgggcAAAGTTTTGAAGTTATAATAAATACATCACCAGTATCCCAGAAGGGGTGCAGAACACAGAATTCCATTCACAACATCTTGATTAAACAGCAAGACATGATTTCCTTTATCCCAGAAAATGTAATTGAGTCCAAGTTTTCTAACAAACTTCCACTTAAGGGGGTTGTCCAGAACTACTACAGTCATCACCTATGCTGACCACTGTCAACTCCCAGATACGCTGCTACATGACAGAGCATAGCCTGTCGGCATTTCTCCACAAAGTCATCTTGCACCCATTCTCCTTACGACTGTActgaataatttaattaaatatcaCAGCAGCTGACAAATTTCTACAAAAGCTAAATAGTTTGAAAGAGCCAATAAATCAATGCCCAAAAAAGGCCTTGCCAGATGACAGGTGACCTAAACTGGAGAGTaaaactgagggaaaaaaaaatgccaaatccAGCACAGTGTTTCAAACATTTCAGTCCCCCTCCTTTAAAGGAAACCCAGAGCAACTGTGCAAGATGGCGCAGCCAGAATCAGTGAGCTGATCCTCGACTCCTACAGCTCTAAACCAAGCTCCCTACAATTCAGCATGTGCTCAAATGTTTTAAATTCGAACAGTTAAGGGGAGCATGTAGTATTTGTTACTGACTCCCCACCCCACAAACCTTCAATGCTATTTCTGACTACTGGACAGCTTTTCAAATACCACCGGGAGAGCACTTCCATGGTAAGAAGCAGGTTGCTTCACATGTGTAATCAACACAAATGCTACAGTGGGGAGTGTGAATGCCACGGAAATGTGAAAACcagcaacaagaacaaaataCTCCTGAGGGATAACAGAAGGCGGAGGTGGAGTATAAGCTAGGCAAAGGTCTTTATGAGAGTTGTCTCGGATCCTTCACAAAGTTCCTGTTGTGACCTAAACAAACAAACGCTGTCGCAGAGCTAACAAGTGACCTATCTTTGATCAGCAATAGGCCACCTACTCCTTTCTTTACCACTTGACTGCTGATATCAATGCTTTGCAGATGACCAGATAaaaccagcaagccacagaagaGCTATGTGCCCTGAAAGGCCTACTGATTCTGAACAATGTGTACAGATATACAAAAGACAAGATGTTGCCAATGAAAATAGTCATCATGGCCATCTCTGAATTTTTGGTCATAGATGCTATGTGAGCTTCGAAAACATCTGCAATTAAGAAACCATTACTTCTGcaatcaaaaagaaaaggccaCAGAGCACATTCTATTCTGACTACCTGTGCAGGGCTCCTGAACTTCTACGAAGAAATAACTGATTACAGGACATGAGGtaaatgctttttgttgttgttattgtggttCAGTAACCATTAGAACCTCAAAGGTTGGGGCAGCATTCATAGCCACTCTATACGTTTCTCTTCTTAGATACATAAACTTGATATCCAACCTTCCCTTGCAATAGTTACAAGGCATTACAAAGCTACCACACAAAATGAAAAGGCAAGCAATCGTTATATACAAGTATTGAACAGTTTTCTACAAGGAATAAAAAAAGTCGTCAATGCAAATAGAGCTACTATTTCATTACCTTTTCTGTAAACAAGTCTGCTGACAACAACAATAGTTATTAGACTATCATGCCTCCTAAATGGCTCTGGAGTGAAGTCAGTAGGATCTACAGCGTTAGGAATGACGGACACTATTTCAGGATTCAGTGCTGCTCTTAGTACAGTGTTTTCCTTACTAGTGTAAGAGACACAAATGATGTGGTTTGTGTCACAGAGAGACACAGTTAGAAGCTTGTTTGTAAGCACCGAGCTGACATCAGCAAATCCAAAAAGGGAATGGTCCGTGAAGACTGTCTGAAGCCCCATTGTCTTGGCGTGGAAGAGAGCATCATGGGCCATGGCAGAAAAAGAACTGTGGGAATGGATTATGGTAACTCTCTCCCGGACAAATATGTACCTGAGCAATGGCAGACTGTGGAAGAGAGTTGTGGCTGTAGATTGGTTGTACATGACTCTGAGAGGCAAGTAATAAACTTTGAGGCCATTGGTGAGGTAACGGACACCCTTTCGATTTCCGTAAGCATGGGTGATAATTATGACTTTGTGCCCCCTCTCAATGAGGCACTGAGAGAGCTGGTAAATGTGGCTCTCCACACCTCCCATGTTGGGGTAGAAAAAGTCAGACACCATGCATATATTGTGGGTGCAGGTCCTATTGGTAGAAAGACTTCGAGGGCTAAACCGGGACGGCGTCACTGAGGGAGGCCGGCCATGCCCACCTCGTCTTCTATTGGCCATGCTGAGGTGGTTCAGGCATCAGTTCCCAGAGCAAGCCAGTTAAGAAACGTGTCTTCCATCACCTGAATGAGAAAAATAGGACATCAGCTCAAAGCCACATCCCATTTCATATTCCAAATCCTGTTAGAAATAGTTTTAATGTGAAGGCATCTTTTAGAGCGTTCCCCCTCAATTTATTCATTTGACAACACTGACTTGCTCAGCATGGTGATGTGTCATATGACCAAAACTAAATTCTATGATGTGTTAACTGAGCTAGGAAACTGGTACATTTCAAATGTTAGGACATCGTGCACAATGGTTTGCCACAGTACCAAACCAATTCTTTCCAATAATAAAACATACAAGCATATATTTCCCACCTCCTCTTATCACTTTATCAGCTTCTACTTACTAAGTCACTATATATCCAACACTACACAGACTAAGAGTTTTCTATATGTTACCGTAATCTAGTTGACACATCTAAACAAATCTTTGACACCGGCCTATAAAAGGTCTGATGGCTTTCACTTCTGTAGTTACCACGTAAGTCATGCAACTACTGGTCTAGAAGGACATGGgggaagccaggcatgctggcgcacaccttttagcccagtactcaggaggcagaggcaggtgcatctctgtgagttcaaggccaacctggtctacagagtgagttccaggacagcaagagctacacagagaaaccctgtctcaaaaaagacaaagaaaacaaacaaaaaaagaaataaaggaagaaagaaagaagaaagacatggaggAGACAATGAAGAGAAGCTTACAAGCTACATGGAGAAAGGTAATGACCTCGCCATCTCTATGCCCTTACCCACGCCCAATCTCTAGACAGACTATTAGCTAAACTATTAGCAGCAGCCTTCCCCGGCAACCCCTGAGAAGAATCACAAAAGCACCACTAGTTAAGTCTAGTAGCAGATTCCAGAATtatgaaaaagagcaaaaagaCTGTTGTTTTCTAGCACTATCTTTTGTTCTGGTTTGTGAggcaaaaaaaaagatactaaaacAGGCTAGGTTCTGAACCTAATTAAACCAACACAGTGtctatttttataaacaaaattttacaGGAACATGGCTTGCTCATTCATGTGAATGGCTACTTCTATGCTACAATGCAGAATGGCTTTGAAAGAGATCATAAGACCCACAGagcctaaaatatttaccatCTGGCTCTTCACAGAAAATGTGCTGATGGCCGCTGCACAGCTTAGCCAGCGATCCAGTTCATCCCATAAGGTTCTGCTGGTTAGCTCTGTGGTTTCCACTCAAATATATCTAGAGCTAGAACTTTCTTTTTGAGAGCACCCTCTTCAAGTGTTACCTGGAGCGCATTCTGCGGACAATCCAGTTTCTCCTTCCTTATTCAAGGATGCTGAGACTCAAGctgctcccttctcttttctgaacCTCTTTTAGTTATGTAGCCTTTCCGCCATGAGGGCCCTCCTTTCAGTGCAGACTCTGAAAAGAAAGATAGAACTGGGCATGGGATGCATGTGGGGCTCTTTCCTACATTTATAGtagaaaatgtttttctctttcttcttttctttttctttctttctttcctttttttttttttgtttttggagatggggtttctttatgtatctctggctatcctggaactcgctctgtagaccaggctcgaactcacagagattcacctgcctctgcctccttggtgctgggataaaaggcatgcgccgccgctgccgccaccaccaccacctgttggAAATGGTTTTTTTTAGGAGTCTCCTAAAGCTATGCTGATATGAAACGTTAATACAATATTCAGTTCTATAGATGCTTACACTTTTAATGCTAGAGCCTTGGAGATCTGGCAAAAATCCTCCTTAGCTGAGATCTACAAGGCTGCAAGAACTCAATGGAGAATTACTATCCTAAATGCTGAGTTTCAGGTCTCACCTGCAAACTATGTGTCAATTTTCTCCAACAAATTCATCTACACTTAAAATATTCTCGGAAATACAATGTGGGGAGGCAAGGGAGGAACatggacttgggaggcagagggttgAGGGTTCCAGAGCAGGTAAGACTGGGCTACATGGCAGGGGGGCTATGTCACATaaactggaaaaagaagaaaacagagaagatcGAATTTGTAACcaataaataatgaaagcaaAATAATATCAAGTTTGCAGAAAAAAGGAAAGCCTCAAGTTAACACTTTTAAGTGGCTAATGCTGTTCTACTGCAGTGTGGCATTTAAACCTGAACCTTTAGTCCTATTCagtttaaagaaatgaatgataaggaaaacagaaataaagaaccaACTGAAATTATCTGAAAGTCTGCCACTGACCTCCAATGTTCTGTTACGAGTCTGCCTGCCAGCAGGTTATCATCCTAAAATCTCTATTGCGTAAAATCTCAGCATATTGCATACTCACTGAATCTTAGCTTCTATAGGTTAAGGGAGAGGCTGTAAAACCTACTGAATTCATAGAACAGAGGCTGTAAAATAAGGTGGATTCTCTCGAGCATTACAGGTTGAGCAATCTGTTCAACGTAAATGACAAAGTCAAGAAGACCTCAAAATTCTCGATCATGGCCAGGGAGCTCCCTTATTAGTAGAAGCTCCCGAGGAGCCTTAGACCGGGATCGGGCGGGGCTGAGGAATCAAGAGAACCGTACTTTAATCCAGTCCCAGGGCAGTGGACACTCCCTGAGTGGCAGTTGAGTGCACTAGAGCCAAAGAGAGGATCAGCCCGGGTTCAAAAGCCACCCCTCCAGGATCAGGCAAGGTCTGGCCAGACCCAaagggagtaaaaaaaaaaaaacgtcctGAGGTTCCAGTCCCTCGCTCTATTAAACTCAGTCTAGGAAGCGGCTCCAGCTCTCAATGAAACCTCAGCCCCATTCGACTCCGGAGACCCTCGGACCCGACTTCCGGGCCTCAGGCAGCGTGGGCTTCATCCCCTCCACAGCTTGTCACGCTCCTACAAGTACCGCACAAGCCCGTCTGCAAGAGCGGCTGAGCATTAGAAAGGATAGCCAAGACGCGCACTTACCCTCGAGTCCCATGGCCGCCTCTGTCCGGACCTCCCGCGGCTGTAAGCAGAATCCTGCCCCCCTGCTCCAAAGCACCAATCAGAAGCGTCCGCGACC
Encoded here:
- the Piga gene encoding phosphatidylinositol N-acetylglucosaminyltransferase subunit A isoform X3, with translation MANRRRGTDLLSGIIPELCQKYQELNFLIGGEGPKRIILEEVRERYQLHDRVQLLGALEHKDVRNVLVQGHIFLNTSLTEAFCMAIVEAASCGLQVVSTKVGGIPEVLPENLIILCEPSVKSLCEGLEKAIFQVKSGTLPAPENIHNVVKAFYTWRNVAERTEKVYERVSKETVLPMHKRLNRLISHCGPVTGYIFALLAVFSYLFLIFLQWMTPDSVIDVAVDATGPRGAWTHQCPRDKKRDENDKVSKSR
- the Piga gene encoding phosphatidylinositol N-acetylglucosaminyltransferase subunit A isoform X1, with product MANRRRGGHGRPPSVTPSRFSPRSLSTNRTCTHNICMVSDFFYPNMGGVESHIYQLSQCLIERGHKVIIITHAYGNRKGVRYLTNGLKVYYLPLRVMYNQSTATTLFHSLPLLRYIFVRERVTIIHSHSSFSAMAHDALFHAKTMGLQTVFTDHSLFGFADVSSVLTNKLLTVSLCDTNHIICVSYTSKENTVLRAALNPEIVSVIPNAVDPTDFTPEPFRRHDSLITIVVVSRLVYRKGTDLLSGIIPELCQKYQELNFLIGGEGPKRIILEEVRERYQLHDRVQLLGALEHKDVRNVLVQGHIFLNTSLTEAFCMAIVEAASCGLQVVSTKVGGIPEVLPENLIILCEPSVKSLCEGLEKAIFQVKSGTLPAPENIHNVVKAFYTWRNVAERTEKVYERVSKETVLPMHKRLNRLISHCGPVTGYIFALLAVFSYLFLIFLQWMTPDSVIDVAVDATGPRGAWTHQCPRDKKRDENDKVSKSR
- the Piga gene encoding phosphatidylinositol N-acetylglucosaminyltransferase subunit A isoform X2 codes for the protein MLTEIERVSVTSPMASKFITCLSESCTTNLQPQLSSTVCHCSGTDLLSGIIPELCQKYQELNFLIGGEGPKRIILEEVRERYQLHDRVQLLGALEHKDVRNVLVQGHIFLNTSLTEAFCMAIVEAASCGLQVVSTKVGGIPEVLPENLIILCEPSVKSLCEGLEKAIFQVKSGTLPAPENIHNVVKAFYTWRNVAERTEKVYERVSKETVLPMHKRLNRLISHCGPVTGYIFALLAVFSYLFLIFLQWMTPDSVIDVAVDATGPRGAWTHQCPRDKKRDENDKVSKSR